From a region of the Halolamina sp. CBA1230 genome:
- a CDS encoding response regulator has translation MSDNGVVLVVEDAPDVAETYRRWLASSYEVRVAEDGETALSRLDESVDVVLLDRMMPETSGDEVLAEIRKRGIDCRVAMVSAVDPDFDVLEMGFDAYLTKPPDREELLSTIDRLFDRAELDDDMQEYYSLVARKGALESEKSASELEESEAYDELIDRIERVELIVDDELGDLRSDTEFVSAVREIDEGGEE, from the coding sequence ATGAGCGACAACGGGGTCGTACTCGTCGTCGAGGATGCGCCGGACGTGGCCGAGACGTACCGGCGCTGGCTGGCGTCGTCGTACGAGGTCCGCGTCGCCGAGGACGGCGAGACGGCGCTGTCACGGCTCGACGAGTCGGTCGATGTGGTGCTACTCGATCGGATGATGCCCGAGACGTCCGGCGACGAGGTGCTGGCCGAGATCCGAAAACGGGGGATCGACTGCCGGGTCGCGATGGTGTCCGCGGTCGACCCCGACTTCGACGTGCTCGAGATGGGGTTCGACGCGTACCTCACCAAGCCGCCCGACCGCGAGGAGCTGCTGTCGACCATCGACCGCCTGTTCGACCGCGCCGAACTCGACGACGACATGCAGGAGTACTACTCGCTGGTCGCCCGGAAGGGCGCTCTCGAATCGGAGAAGTCGGCGTCCGAACTGGAAGAGAGCGAGGCGTACGACGAACTGATCGACCGGATCGAGCGTGTCGAGCTGATCGTCGACGACGAGCTCGGCGACCTGCGCTCCGACACGGAGTTCGTCAGCGCCGTGCGCGAGATCGACGAGGGGGGCGAGGAATGA